The Toxorhynchites rutilus septentrionalis strain SRP chromosome 1, ASM2978413v1, whole genome shotgun sequence genome contains the following window.
cgtgttaaagaggaaggtgcgagcttgggctcgaagtatgaataaaaagaaaatgccaaaagttgtttaatagtttttattttactgtctaaaattttcaaaaggatcggtctactgggcgaatttctacagcgttttttccgtgatgcaatttgatgtgacacaccctttaatttgtgatttttcagagaattatttattCATAAATTAAAATGCGGCACAGGGCTATCTCTGGTATAACTCCTAAGCAACTATTCACCCATTTGAAATATACTCTATGAAAAAAGATGGTGAACTAGAAAACGTAAGCTTTAAAGTTATTTGAGATGTCTCGACACTGTGGCTTTGCAGTTGTTTATAGAAAAATTGATAGAATTTGTcagaaaaatattcaattttactAAAATGACTCTCATGTCCGCTCCATCGGTAGCacactacaaaaacaaaaagaatttcGCCAGTctgtgaaatttcaaaaaaaatttacggACTAGAAGCAAAATGGCATTTCTTTGCCACCTCCCACGGGAAAGGACCCTGTGATGCAATGGGAGGGACTCTAAAACGAATGGCAAAGAGAGCAAGTCTTGCCCAAGATTACGGACACATAATCCAAACAGCACTAGATCTTTATGATTGGGCAgttaaacaaaatgacaaatgtatcacGAAATTCCTTGTAGAGACGAatcaactgaaaaagtttaaagtctctataatcaaaAACCGAACCGACCCGAATCACAAAATTTCTGTTTCGTATCCAAAGAACAGCATACAAAAAAGGCAAGTGAGCTTGAGGAACCGTTCAGTCACGCGAAAACAATATCGGAAACACAAAAATGTCATTACTTTATTCCTGTAGATGAAAAGAAATAATAGGAAATATATGATGATTGTATCTCTTAGAATATAAATTAACATGTACATGGTATAAGAtcagatgaataaaaatgaattttatgtcaaaaatgtcatgaattttattatatttggATTGAAATAAAGACCTCAAAACACTCACTCaacagttttattttttttttttttttgggttggtTTTCTGCACGTCAAGATcaaataaacttaatttcaataaaatattgaaaaagtttttgttagaaaaacttttttgccttaaatacgcacaagttgcaatgtatggaagagttgtaggaccaaaatttatctaccatttatagatcatttcatcaaaatctgagacgaccattttgagaaatcgacttttagtttttaaaataattttttttcagtgtaggattaaaaaaatattttttctgtattttttctgaaaattaaattattcctaaaagtcttccatagatcacttttttgtaggacttaccatttttgagtaaaatattttattaaaaaaatggtcaagcatatttggccctttccatatgttagtccaGATAAATTtacggaaaactaagtatgccaagttgcttaattaggtaaggtcttcacgcccagaaaggttcattaagttctgagagggtcattccaacatctggtcgagttggcgcgaaatccgtcaggTGGGTTAAACACACCTGGTACTATAGTCAATGTGTGAGGTTTCGTCAACGAGGTATCGACGATAAAGGAGGCGTCTACCCACAAACAACCATGAATTGGATATGCTTTGGTGTTGATATTCTTGATTGACCGGGCTCTACATACGATTCTGGCATGCTTTGAGGTATCGTGAAGCGCTCCATGCACACTCAATATTACTGTGCAAATGTTTGCACAATATGATTGAAGGTTATCCACAaacgtagggtaaatgatcttggtttgtcagATTtgaggtgtttttacgcaactagtaaatgcaaatcgatttttcttcatgaaaataacatataatcgatacgagtttgggtttgttgaaaaatctctagttgctaatactactacgtgttgaaattattcaaatttttatgtttttttaacaattttcctcaaagaggaattatgatcatgattCGTCcatctctgatcatggtttctccaaaaaatgatcatggtttgtgagGCTTTAtaaatcactatttttaaatgaaaacattcgaattctcaagtagatgttgcatttatcattgcttgagtttactgtcatcatattgatccattcataatttaggcttttttcacaatattgcattttcttgatcattttaaaagtgttcacctcaacacactcaacaaaGAGAAACGCGAAGGACATAATAAACAAagtgcagcgcgccaagcggttgccatagaaatcatgtggacaaaacaacattattgaattggacaactcatgaccagaattgagttcatcataatgcgttaatttaatggtttggctatgtaaatctgatacaaatggtttgcaaaaatgatgtttacaatatttgtaagtgttataatccagaaaaggggCGAATACGTGCGATATAAtaatctggtgatcgattaaaagctagctcaaatgaggggcgcattgacaccaatagatgatgtattttataatcctttaaaaaaactataaaactactgtaaatcatgaaaaagacaattttatttatatgttttgaaacattcgaatacctgatttgacaaaggtgtgctgaattagagcattcaaaaaagtggacgaaccatgatcatattttcgactggacaaaccaaaatcatttaccttacgttGGCGTTAGCAACattttgataatatttcttGTTCATATTCATTCTTCCTTCCGCGGTTGATGCAATCCTTGAACTTAGCGTCCCATAAAACCGTGAGTAAAGAAGAAGCTTCGAGAATTTCAAGAATAAAGGATCGGCGTTTTCCACTGCCATCATGACACGTACATCTCTGCTTCATAATTGACTCCATATTGCACCACCGTCCACTACCCAGAggctatacaatatttttcaacattgcACAATATATATCCAAAATTTTAGATTTAGTATAATATTTTGAACAACCTTCAAATTGGAATATGAAATCGTGTACGCCTTGGCAAaacttttttgaaccccctcattTCATCAGCTTGTTACTATTCTAACTATGGAATTTTTTTCCGTTGATTTTAACACAGTTAacgaaattaacaaataatgatatagtggatagtaaaaatattttttgttttatattttcggagctcgaaaaaacgtttaAAATTCGTgcttctacactagaataccaccTTAGTGAAACCATTTTTCATCACCAGTAAATATTCGATGTAATCATTGCTTACCCTATTTATTCGATAGAGCACGTTTGCCAAACATCCTGAGTAATGCTGtattcttttttgacgtaggactacgtctttcatttctataccggagtgtgaaatcaaagtttcgaaaacgaaagcgttacgccggcgACCGAGATATTGAGCGTTTATAgcttctaaacaactgaacgaaattgtatgattaaaacttcattcgaaagataaaaggtctacgcgttatatacttgttactttttgatccaaaaacttgtttcaatagccttaaaactgctttcaaaacaggctattgaaatcaccaatcggtatataagggagcgccgctcggaaatccactcagttataattgaacagcgattggagcatgttgtcactgttgtggtgaagctaacttcgttcatcatgaaagcgctaatgAACGGTGTCGCCAAGAACCTGTTtttgcaccttaggccagaagggaatccgtcaggaggagagtgatgccactgaaaaggcgaccaaaaaagtaccagcatcgaaaattggttccactTGATACATCGGAGCAGCTACcatacatacacacaaacacgcgcgcaactcttttcgtttgctggttgtcgagaagaatccggaagcaagtgatcgttgctgaaaaataatctgtcagttccccttgaaattaaaaattacattcaagtgaaagagtttttgacgtaggactacgtctttcatttctataccggggtgtaaaatcaaagtttcgaaaacgaaagcgttacgccggagaccgagattttgagcgttaatagctcttaaacaactgaacgaaatggtatgatgaacacttcattcgaaagataaaatgtctacgcgtcatatacttgttactttttcatccaaaaacttgtttcaatagccttaaaattgctttcaaaataggctattgaaatcaccaatcggtatataagcgagcgccgctcgtaaacccactcagttataattgaacagcgactggagcatgttgtcgctgttgtgatgaaggtcacttcgtttatcatgaaagcgctgatgaaccgtgttaccaagagcctgtttgtacaccttaggccagaagggaatccatcaggaggagagtgatgccacggttccgcttgaaacatcggagcagccgacacacacacatacacgcgcggaatcctcgttgctatcatcgttgctgaaaaataatctaccagttcccctgggaattgaaaaatacattcatgcgaaagagtttattttaatgttttctatccatacaacactgcaaccaaatacatttggttttgtgatttttcaatcaatcgcaattgacaggaaagcttctattatttttccccatcagtagataattttcgtatccaatgttggatgcataacatgaaaaacggaaaaattttcacatcgccaaaATCATGTAATATTCGAGTAATCATTTGCTtcttactcatataatgctgcgaccaaatacatttcgttttggatttttcaatcaagtgtgatcaatgtaagaccacgtctttcggcaattcattagaggtgcaatgaatcttgatgaattcccgctctacgcgcactggcaaacgatgtttactcaacaatttctcaagtgagaaatgtgtgttgtgagaaaggattagcgaacgcaaaaacgacaaacgggagaaagagatgtttggaggttgaagaaaattgtcagaaaacatcttcattttatctttcgaataatgtgaatcataccacttcgttttgccagaaagagattattattgctcaaaggaggaatcgagtcctccgaggaaataacccagcgcaaattaaagtcgcctatcgattgcggcattcgtacacaaataattttataatgcagtttcatcaaagtgatttcttcgatatggggaaatattcactacataatgtcatgtatttcatattcttcattatcaaatccatatccatggcccctatcggtatcgaattatcattgacaccacgattttcgctaaatgctcatttcagttcggcctgcaaaaaacttttctgaactcttatccatcaaatttggagccctgaaaagagccattgattatatgctaagctaatagcacgctctccacggatacgatgggccagctggatgtccttgggcatgatgtgacgcgttttgcatggatagcacacagattggtatattcgaataggcctcctgcagcgtcataaccccggaactttgaaagcgcaaatcggttttgaagtcctgagcaattccacgaatcaaatgctgcaaaggtagatggcggatcagcaattcggtcgacttctgatagcgacgaatttcacgcaaagttcccggtcgatagcgatgtggtcacactccccgcggctggtgcacttatccgagctgctttcgtggtgccttaccaccgaaagactaacgagctgtgtggttggtcccacacaaacgagtcctcacggtgtgagagtagagtaagaaatgaacgaaagcaaaggaagcatcttattataagccataaaagtccagaatgtaaaccccaccctctttattatataagcttactgtatacttacttctcgttattcgtttctctctcagagtaagctacgaatataataagggtggggtttacattttatacttttatggttaataaaatgacgcttcctttgctttcgttcatttcttactctactctcgcaccgtgaggactcgtttgtgtgggaccaagcacacagctcgttagtctttcggtggtaaggcaccacgaaagcatctcggataagtgcaccagccgcggggagtgtgaccacatcgctatcgaccgggaactttgcgtgaaattcgtcgctatcagaagtcgaccgaattgctgatccgccatctacctttgcagcatttgattcgtggaattgctcaggacttcaaaaccgatttgcgcttccaaagttccgcggttatgatgctgcaggaggcctattcgaaaataacaatttgtgtgctgtccatgcaaaacacgtcacatcatgcccaaggacatccagctggcccattgtatccgaggagagcgtgctattagcttagcataaaatcaacggcccttttcagggctccaaatttgatggataagagttcagaaaagttttttacagaccaaactgaaaggaatattcgtttggatgccattcagcatcgagaaaattccggaaagatctaatcgttgctgaaaaataatctgccagttccctgggaattgaaaaatacattcatgtgaaagagtttattttaatgttttctatccgtgtaacactgcgaccaaatattgttCCATCAAATGctactaacaggtggttatcgagttagtattaaccactggtgggcttcgagtatcgaggaaaatctgaaaagaattaattgttgctgaaaaatactctgccagttcccctgggaattgaaaaatacattgaagcgaaatagtttattctaatgttttctatccatataacactgcaatcaaatacatttggttttgtgatttttcagacaatcgcaattaacaggaaagcttctgaaaattattcttccccatcagtagaaaattttcgtatccaatattggatgcataacatgaaaaaccttgagcctccaacgtaacgctctcgtttttgaagtcacccaaatatttatttatccattcattcaggatggatttagattcaacttcaaacaaatgatctctaaatcaacgctagtcctacgtcacccttgcggttataccatagatataacacacttcctgtttttttttatcccttttgtttattttaggctcattagcattttagctgtaacagagccgaattttaatcgtgtacatgtcacatatttatcatatctataattagcacattacacagttgccatttttcggcgttagagtattcccttctataccattgcaatggtacacatttacacagtagccatttaggcgtaagagtttttctatctgttcttccattatccagttaagactggacagcggagacagtcgttgatccattgttgagttatttatagaacagcagcccgatgtttcttgcagagcagagcagttgtatggatgaatcgatcttatttcgatcgtggatcgatctccatcgctgatgattgttgcgtggacgtagttattctgtaacaacacaaagatggtcaatgggggccctgagttttgaactcacgatcgatcgcttactaagcgaacgcgcaaccaatgtggctacggagacccccaatgcTGTATTCTTGCCAACAAACAAACGTTCGTACAACCAAATCAATCATTCTTGATTTTGGATTCGACAAGCACATGTGTAGCCCTTTCAAACGATGtatatttcatttaatttttgacaacatattAGCAAGCGGTAAATAGCCGAATACTCCCAGTGTGAAAACATAAGCGAAATGGATTTTGTAATTAATCCCGATAAGACAATGACATTTCCTCTAATAACATCCATGTATATCGGTATCGAGAACGGTAATTAATGTATACAATGATAATAATTTATCGCAAACACCCACTCATCAATCGAACATTTGCCAGCTGACGGAACAAAATTTCACCACCGGGCCGCGTACACTCTTGCCAGCAGAAAAGTCGAGTCCGTTTggcaaataaatgaatttggcCAATTCCGAAGATGCTTCTCCAGGACCCAGCATGCAAGGGATTATCGTAATGCTTGCCAACATCTTTTCACGTTCACATTAGCCAACAATTCGTTCATTTACACCGTGTCACATTTCCCGACATCCCATAAATCAGTCGCTCCTGCTCTTTCGCTTCTTTGGAGGTGCCTCCAATCCAGGGCGTCGTTTTTTTCTGCCTAGTGAAGGCAAACTAGCAGAAACCGGGGGGAATCGAAACCAAAATGTGTATGAATATTTCACGATAATGCTTGAGTTTTTGCTTGACTAATACATTTCTGTAGTCAACTTTCCGTAGTTTGCGGTTTCCGGTTGCCGTTcatcgtgattttttttattccctaGCGTTTTTTAGCGTTAGGTGGCAAACATAAATAATTGCCGTTTGCCATATATCAATTTAAATACGGGAGTTTATAATTCGTGTGTGCATATGCACTATATTGTATGATTAATGCGACagaagaagtgaagaaatataaaaatatggtGGGAATGAAATTATTGATAACCATCTTCAACTACATCACGACAAGAAACTATTACGGAAGGTGGGGGTagaacggacatgttaagaagaacttcaattatatctttggaaactcatgttgcGCCCACTGCTATTTTTTTGAGCTTGCGGTGTAATGCCTAGTTGACATTAGGAGCCGAACCCCGTCGCTGACAAATGCGATTAACGCTTGCACCAACACAAGCGCGCACTGGCAGCGACGGCGGTCGGTAGcatagttaatttttttttagtatataCAAGTCAGTCGATGTAATGTGGTCTATGCTAAAAGTTGTGCGCAAATAAAATCGCCATCTTTCCTACTTCGCTCTCTTCATTCCATCTCCCGTAGTCAAATTACAGGTGGATGGAATCGGTTAACCGAAGAGATACttaagtaaaaataaaacgcttgGAGTGGATCCGGAAAAGAAAGATAACACAACGTAGGGTCCGGCTACCGCTCGACGGTacattggtgccgtgaccaggatcgcGGAGGGATACGATGATTGCTGCCCTGGGTCGGGCAGAGGCATTCCTCGTTGGATATGACGAACAACGGGACCAGTCGCAAGTACAGCTGCGTTTAGAGTACCTCGATTTGATGTGGGCGTCGCTAGAGCAGGTACAGGGTCAACTCGAGGACATCGAAACAACAGAAGAAGGTAGGGTACAGAATGCCGAAAAGCGAGCGTATTTTGAACCATGATTGTTTCAAATAAAAGGAAGCTTGATTTCCAAACTACCTAACTCTCCTCCCATCAATTCACAAGTACCTCCACCCTCTCTCTCTACCAACGCTCTCTCTGGAATAAAGCTACCAACGATTTCGCTACCCGAATTCGATGGTGACTATGCTCAATGGTTACCATTTCACGACACATTCGTCGCTCTCATTCATAATAATCCCGACCTTCCTAAAGTACAAAAATTCCACTACTTACGAGCAGCTTTGAAAGGCGAAGCTGCTCAGTTAGTTGAGTCGATTGCCATTTCGTCGGCCAACTACAGTTTAGCGTGGGACACGCTGACAGGTCGGTATGCTAACGAGTATCTGCTTAAGAAGAGACATCTACAGGCGTTGGTCGACGTACCACATGTGAGGAAAGAAACATCCGCTACGCTCCACAGCCTGGTCGACGATTTCGAACGACATACCAAAATCTTACACCAACTGGGGGAGCCAACTGACAGCTGGAGCACGATTCTGGAGCTCCTGTTGTGCACGCGACTGCACGATGATTCTCTCAAGGCGTGGGAGGATTACGCGTCAACCGTCGAGGACCCGAACTACAGCTGCCTCATCGACTTCCTTCAGCGAAGAATCCGAGTGTTGGAATCAATTTCGGTAAACCACCACCCGACGAGTTCTATCACCAACACGCAGCAACAAAACCATAAACGATTCAACAACCATCAGCGGGTCTTATCCTACCCATTCACTGCAAGTTCTAATGGGAAATGTCCAGCGTGTGGTCAGCAGCATCCGTTGCTGAAATGCCAGAAATTTCATCGACTGACTGTCATCGAACGCCTAAAGGTAGTCAACACAAAGCGACTCTGTAATAATTGCTTACGCGCAGATCACATTGCACGTGACTGCTCGTCAAATTACAATTGCAAGCATTGCAATCGCCGTCATCATTCGCTTTTGCACACCAACCCTCACGAAGAAGACCGAAGATCCAACGGAGTAAGTTCTATCAACAATTCCACGACGCCAGTAGTAATCCGACCCACACCCGCTCCACGAGCCAAGTCAGCTAAGCAAACAGctgcggcgactgccgaagtcGTCCCACGTGTCGAAAGCAGTACACCTGTCAACCAAACAAAGGAGAACGTTTTCTTGATGACGGTCATCGTTAATATTGTGGATGCCTTCGGACAAATGCACCCAGCTCGTGCCCTCCTAGACAGCGCGTCTCAGCCAAATTTAATTACCGAACGTCTAGCACAACTGCTGCGCGTGAAGCGCGATCGAGTCAACGTTACCATTATGGGCGCTGGTCAACTGTCGAAGCCCGTTAGTGAATCGATTTTCACCCAAGTGAAGTCTCGGTCCAGTGATTTCTGCTGTGACGTCAGTTTCCTCGTGATGAACAAAGTTACTGCTAATCTTCCCGCACAAGACGTGTCTAGAATAGGTTGGAGGATTCCAAAGGAAATCACGCTTGCCTATCCCGAGTTCCATCGAAGTCAACCGATAGATTTGGTGCTAGGTGCCAAGCACTTTCACACCTTTTTCCCCACTGCTGTTCGACTACAGATCGACGACCGATTACCGTTGCTGGTGGAGAGTGTATTCGGGTGGATTGTTGCTGGATCCGCTCCCTGTATTAGGTCTGATGGCGATTCAGATGGTGATGAAGAGCTACAATCGACGGTAGTTTCAATGGTTTCCCTCGAGCAGATCATCGAAAGGTTCTGGATGACTGAGAGTCTATCTACCAACGACACTTACTCGGCAGAAGAAAAGTTCCGCGAAACGTTCTACCAGTCCACTACAACCCGTGACAATGAAGGACGCTACGTAGTACGTTTGCCCCGAAAACCCAATTTCAACATCATGCTGAATGACTCGAAAGCAAGCGCTCTCAATCGCTATCAACTACTTGAACGACGACTGGATAGGAACCCAGAACTGAAGGAAGAATACGACAAATTCATGCGGGAATATCTCTCCCTTGGCCACATGAAACTGGTCAACGCGGAAGACGATCAAGCTCCCGTGTCATATTACCTGCCTCACCATCCCGTGATTAAGGACACAAGCACGACCACCAAGGTCAGAGTCGTTTTCGACGGCTCTTCCAAGGCTTCGTCCGGCTTCTCCCTCAACGAAGCTCTTTGCGTTGGACCTGTAGTGCAGGACGATCTGCTCACGCTTATTCTTCGCTTCCGTACTTTTCCTGTAGCGCTCGTCGGTGACATTGCCAAAATGTACAGACAAGTTCTTGTCCATCCTGAGGATACACCACTGCAAAGAATCCTCTGGCGGTTCTCGAGGCAGGTTCCAGTCCAGACCTACGAGTTGCTCACCGTTACTTACGGGATAGCTCCCTCTTCCTTCCTCGCAACTCGCACACTGAAACAGCTAGCGGCTGACGAAGGTACATCCTATCCTCTCGGACGGCCGGCTctcgaaaaaggtttttatgtaGACGACTTCATTGGAGGAGCACACTCGGTTGAGGAAGCTATTCGTTTGAGGACCGAATTATCCGAATTATTAGCGAAGGGAGGTCTAGAATTGCGGAAGTGGACTTCGAACCATCTCGAAGTGCTTCACGGTTTGCACGACGACCAGATCGGGACACAATCCTCTCTGCAGTTTGGTCTCAACGAAACTGTGAAAACGCTGGGAATTGGTTGGGAACCAGAGGCTGATTTCCTCCGCTTTGATTCTCTGATCGAGCCTAACAGTGACCCTTGGACCAAGCGCTCGATCTTGTCTACAATAGCGAGGCTTTTCGATCCGATGGGATTAACAGCTCCGGTGGTTGTCACGGCGAAAATCATCATGCAACAACTCTGGGTGCTTCCGTGCGGATGGGACGATCCAGTACCGGACAACCTACAAACTAAATGGAAACATTATTGTCAAGCCCTACCGAAagtgtctgcttttcgcgttcaACGCTACGTTTTTCTACCCAGATCGAAGGTGCAGCTGCACACATTCACAGATGCCTCCGAGGATGCATACGGAGCGTGCGTCTATGCACGATGCGAAAACCCCAAGGGAAATGTCCGAGTACAACTACTAGCCGCGAAATCTAGAGTAGCCCCTCTGAAGCGTTTGAGTATCGCACGTCTGGAACTATGTGCTGCTGTTCTCGGTGCTCACCTTTACGACCACGCCAAGCAAGCCCTAGATCTGCAGATCGAGTCATCCCATTTTTGGACAGATTCCACGGTTACCCTTCAGTGGCTAAAATCACCACCAAACGTCTGGAAGACTTTCGTGGCCAACAGAGTGGCTGAAGTGCAACACCACACACACGGCTGCCAATGGCGCCACGTTCCGGGAAGTGAAAATCCAGCTGATTTGGTATCTCGAGGCACGACAGTTGAACGACTTCTTAGCTCTGACTACTGGTACAACGGACCACACTGGTTAGCACTTCCGTCCCGAGAATGGCCCATACTCACTCTACCAGGTGTTCCCGACGAAGAACTGGAGATTCGTCAAGTCGTAGCAGCTGTGCAAACACAAACTACAATCAACCCGCTGTTCCTTCGCTACAGTTCTTTCACTCGTATACTGCACATCGTCGGCTACTGTTTGCGCTTCATTTCCAACAGCAGAGCGAAGATTCAGGCGAGGAACAGCCTGCAAGCATCACCCGATACTTCCCACAGCATGTCTCTAACCGTGGAACAAGTACGAATCGCAAAAACACGCCTCACTCGTTTAGCGCAAGAAGATGCTTTCAACGACGAAATTCGGGAACTCGAGAAGGGAAAATCCATTTCAAAAAAGTCAACCATTCGCTTATTAAATCCTATTCTAGATTCTGAGAGAGTTCTAAGGGTTGGAGGGAGATTAAACTTGTCCCAGTTGCCTTACCACACGAAACATCCTTCCCTACTTCCTGCCAATCATCCCTTCACTCGCATAATTGCCGAACATTACCACCTCAAGCTCTTCCACGGCGGCGGGCGCCATCTACTGGCCACCATACGGCAAGAGTTCTGGCCTTTGGATGGCCGTCGACTGGTTAGAAGCATTGTTCGCAATTGCTTCCGTTGCACACGGTGTTGACACAAATTGAATCAATAATGAATTCACGCCCGCTGCTTCCCATCTCTGACGATCCGTGCGACCTCAGCGTTTTAACGcctgcacactttctcattggcACTTCAGCGACAGCTTTGCCCGACCCAGACATCAGCACAGTCCCAACAAATCGGCTCACGCACTACCAACAGCTCCAGATGCACGTCCAACAATTCTGGATCCGTTGGCGTGATGAATATTTGCACGAACTCCAGCGGGATTCGAAACATCGCAGCCGAAACAACGAAATCATTCCGGGCCGGATGGTCGTCGTAGTGGATGAGATGCAGGCTCCTCTCAGGTGGCCTCTTGCGCGAATAACTGGAGTCCACCCAGGAAAAGACAAAATCGTCCGTGTCGTATCGCTTCGAACAGCGAGAGGAATCATCACTCGCCCCGTC
Protein-coding sequences here:
- the LOC129761130 gene encoding uncharacterized protein LOC129761130; this encodes MIAALGRAEAFLVGYDEQRDQSQVQLRLEYLDLMWASLEQVQGQLEDIETTEEGSLISKLPNSPPINSQVPPPSLSTNALSGIKLPTISLPEFDGDYAQWLPFHDTFVALIHNNPDLPKVQKFHYLRAALKGEAAQLVESIAISSANYSLAWDTLTGRYANEYLLKKRHLQALVDVPHVRKETSATLHSLVDDFERHTKILHQLGEPTDSWSTILELLLCTRLHDDSLKAWEDYASTVEDPNYSCLIDFLQRRIRVLESISVNHHPTSSITNTQQQNHKRFNNHQRVLSYPFTASSNGKCPACGQQHPLLKCQKFHRLTVIERLKVVNTKRLCNNCLRADHIARDCSSNYNCKHCNRRHHSLLHTNPHEEDRRSNGVSSINNSTTPVVIRPTPAPRAKSAKQTAAATAEVVPRVESSTPVNQTKENVFLMTVIVNIVDAFGQMHPARALLDSASQPNLITERLAQLLRVKRDRVNVTIMGAGQLSKPVSESIFTQVKSRSSDFCCDVSFLVMNKVTANLPAQDVSRIGWRIPKEITLAYPEFHRSQPIDLVLGAKHFHTFFPTAVRLQIDDRLPLLVESVFGWIVAGSAPCIRSDGDSDGDEELQSTVVSMVSLEQIIERFWMTESLSTNDTYSAEEKFRETFYQSTTTRDNEGRYVVRLPRKPNFNIMLNDSKASALNRYQLLERRLDRNPELKEEYDKFMREYLSLGHMKLVNAEDDQAPVSYYLPHHPVIKDTSTTTKVRVVFDGSSKASSGFSLNEALCVGPVVQDDLLTLILRFRTFPVALVGDIAKMYRQVLVHPEDTPLQRILWRFSRQVPVQTYELLTVTYGIAPSSFLATRTLKQLAADEGTSYPLGRPALEKGFYVDDFIGGAHSVEEAIRLRTELSELLAKGGLELRKWTSNHLEVLHGLHDDQIGTQSSLQFGLNETVKTLGIGWEPEADFLRFDSLIEPNSDPWTKRSILSTIARLFDPMGLTAPVVVTAKIIMQQLWVLPCGWDDPVPDNLQTKWKHYCQALPKVSAFRVQRYVFLPRSKVQLHTFTDASEDAYGACVYARCENPKGNVRVQLLAAKSRVAPLKRLSIARLELCAAVLGAHLYDHAKQALDLQIESSHFWTDSTVTLQWLKSPPNVWKTFVANRVAEVQHHTHGCQWRHVPGSENPADLVSRGTTVERLLSSDYWYNGPHWLALPSREWPILTLPGVPDEELEIRQVVAAVQTQTTINPLFLRYSSFTRILHIVGYCLRFISNSRAKIQARNSLQASPDTSHSMSLTVEQLQMHVQQFWIRWRDEYLHELQRDSKHRSRNNEIIPGRMVVVVDEMQAPLRWPLARITGVHPGKDKIVRVVSLRTARGIITRPVTKICLLPFSDASTDTEGSPATSEQTADQTATNISCTNPEK